The genomic window TTTGCCCTGGCTGCCTATGAGATACCTGCCCTGGGCGAGAAACAAGTGAAGATTCCGGGAGTCCGGTTTGCCTGCCAGGTGGAGAGCTTTCTGAATGGAAGGGGGCCGGAAATCAGCGAAGAGCACACTGAATGGAAAATCCAGAAGGCCACGGAGCTTGACGGGCTGAAATTCATACCCGGACTGAAGCAGGACATAGCCCGCGCACACCTTAGGATAAAGGAACTGACCGTTTAGCCCTCAAAAATGCAAAGGCAAGGTATTTAACCTCTTAAGCCAATTATATCTATGAACGCATGGGTAAAACTGATAATCGGCTTGCTTGTAACAGCGGCAGGGCTTGCCTGGTATGTCTGGGGGAGTGTGTTTGGGAGCTATATAAATGTTTCTGACGGGGTTTCCTCGTTTGACGCGCTCCTGATACTTTTAGCCGGCGGATTTGGGGCTTTTCTGGTCCTTATGGGGCTCTTGGTCACCTGGATTGAAATGGAAGACCTGAGGGACTCCAAAAGCCAGAAAAAGGAGCCCGAAGTCCAGGAAGAGAAAAAACCAAAGAAGAAGAGATAGCCTGCATGCAACGGGTTTTGTTTTTTATATAGCTGGATACAATCACTTATGGTAGATTTTACCAAAGCGATAAAGCGACCTTTTAGCGACTTCAACAAACTGCTTATTGGAATCGTCCTGAACATAGTCCCGATTATAAACTTCATTGCTATCGGCTACCAATTGAACTGCGCAAAAAGCGCGATGGGAAGGAAGTTTGACCTGCCGGAGTGGAAGGACTGGGGAAACCTCTTCATAAAAGGCCTTCTGTCCCTGGCAATCGCCTTCATATACATGCTCATACCTCTTGGAATAATGGCAGTGGCCGGCGGTGCAATGCTCGTCTCAATTTTCACAAGCATCGCAACTGGCGCCAGCGTAAACTCGGGAGCGCTCCTTGGCGCAGGAATGGGAATGGCCTTCGGGGCAGTTCTGCTGCTCTTCGCCCTCTACATCCTTCCAATGGCAATAATGAAATATGTTGCAGCAGACCGTTTCGGCTCGGCTTTCGGCATTGGAGAGGTACTTAGAAAAGCGTTCAGCGTGAAATATCTTGTTTCATGGCTTGTGGCGAGTATATACGGGCTACTCATCGTGGGGGTACTTTCCCTGGTCCCTATAATCGGCCCATTCATCGGCTCGTTCATAGCAGGGCTTACGGCAATGACAATCTTTGGCCAGACTTACTCAGAACTCAAATAGACCCTTATTTTTTGATTTTTAGCAAAATTGAATGCCTGGGCTATGGCTTGAGCATGAAATCCTCAACAAGGTCTCTTGCTGCCTCACGCCTCTTCTGGTGTTCTTCAAGGAAGGCATTAAGCTTGTCAATTAGAATCGCCTTAATCTCTCCGGTCAGCATTTTTCCGCTGCGGTAGTCGTCATGAATTGCCTTCAGCTTTTTGTCGTCCTCCTCAAAAAAGGTCAGCCACTGGTACGGAACATCGATGTCTGTGTTTCCCCCAATTTTCCTGTGCTCCTCGACTGTCGGCTGCCCGCCAGAAAAAGCATACTTGTTTACCTTGTTCTTTACGGTTTTCGGGTCGTCAGTCGTGTAGATTGCAGTCTTTGCGTCTGAGGCAGACATCTTGCCATCTGACCCCATTCCAGCAAGTCCCGGCAGGAACCTGCACTGGATTGACGCGGGCTTGTAGTAGCCCAGCTTTGGAATGACATCTCTTGACACCCTAAAATGCGGGTCCTGGTCTATCGCATGAGGTATCAGGCAGGGGAGGTTTTTCTTCTTCAGGACGGATGGCAAAAAAGCAGGAACCGCCTGCATGGAGGTGTAGAAAATTGCCCCAATATTGGTCTCGTTTGTGAACCCAAAAGACGCCTTTGCTGTCGAGAAGGTTATCCTCTTTGCAACCTTCAGGGCTTCGGGATACATAAGGTTTGCATGGCGCGTGTTTACGATAAAGTGAGTCTTCTTTTTGTCAAAGCCAAGTGCTATAACATCAAGCATGTTTTCGTAAGTGTACTTTTTCGTGTCATCAAGCGTCATCTCGTACTTGAACAGGAACTTCTCATCATCGGGAAACTGGAAATAAAGCTCTACTCCAAACTTGTCCTGGAGCCACTTCGTGAAAATCCACGGGACAAGGTGGCCTATGTGGGTGTTTCCTGAAGGAGACCTTCCTGTGTAAAGAAAAAACTTGTTTCCCTTTTCATACTCGTCCAGAATCCAGCCCAAGTCCCTGTGGGCAAAGAAAATCCCCCTCCTCAGGAAGTGGTGAAGCGCTCCTGTGCGCTTCTGTATCCTCTCAAGCATCTTGCCATCTATTTTCGAAACGCC from Candidatus Aenigmatarchaeota archaeon includes these protein-coding regions:
- a CDS encoding NUDIX domain-containing protein, which translates into the protein MREEGTDKLEVHVAGICFLGDSVLIAKRSASRAIFPGFWECGGGQVKSGESFEGAIKRQIREEFGAVIKPLFALAAYEIPALGEKQVKIPGVRFACQVESFLNGRGPEISEEHTEWKIQKATELDGLKFIPGLKQDIARAHLRIKELTV
- a CDS encoding DUF4013 domain-containing protein, giving the protein MVDFTKAIKRPFSDFNKLLIGIVLNIVPIINFIAIGYQLNCAKSAMGRKFDLPEWKDWGNLFIKGLLSLAIAFIYMLIPLGIMAVAGGAMLVSIFTSIATGASVNSGALLGAGMGMAFGAVLLLFALYILPMAIMKYVAADRFGSAFGIGEVLRKAFSVKYLVSWLVASIYGLLIVGVLSLVPIIGPFIGSFIAGLTAMTIFGQTYSELK
- a CDS encoding tryptophan--tRNA ligase, yielding MEKAVVTPWEVKGNIDYDALIREFGVSKIDGKMLERIQKRTGALHHFLRRGIFFAHRDLGWILDEYEKGNKFFLYTGRSPSGNTHIGHLVPWIFTKWLQDKFGVELYFQFPDDEKFLFKYEMTLDDTKKYTYENMLDVIALGFDKKKTHFIVNTRHANLMYPEALKVAKRITFSTAKASFGFTNETNIGAIFYTSMQAVPAFLPSVLKKKNLPCLIPHAIDQDPHFRVSRDVIPKLGYYKPASIQCRFLPGLAGMGSDGKMSASDAKTAIYTTDDPKTVKNKVNKYAFSGGQPTVEEHRKIGGNTDIDVPYQWLTFFEEDDKKLKAIHDDYRSGKMLTGEIKAILIDKLNAFLEEHQKRREAARDLVEDFMLKP